The Rhizobium leguminosarum nucleotide sequence CGCGCTCGTTTCCAACATCATCACCGAGGATTACGTCGTCTTCGCCGAGCTTGGCGGCGTCCCGAAGCGAAAGATCCTGCGCTCCTATATCGCCCGCAATGCCATGGTGCCGCAGTTCACCGGGCTGGCCATGTCGCTCGGCGCGATCTTCAACGGCACGGTCATCACCGAAATCGTCTTCGGCTATCCGGGCATCGGAAACCTGCTGATCGAAGCGGTGCATGCCGGCGACTACAGCCTGGTGCTCGGCCTCAGCGCATTGTCGATTGTCGGCGTCGCCGCCGCCGTCTTCATCATCGACATTCTGAGCCCGCTGATCGACCCGCGCATCAAGGTGGAATAGAGCATGTTTACGATCGTCCGCGACCTTGCGCGCCAGAATATGGAATTCCTCTGCGGCCTGCTGCTCTTTGCCGTCATCGTTGGATTGATAGTGGTGTCGTATTTCTCGCCTTACAGCGCGACCGACATCTATCTTCTGCCGCCCGATATGCCGCCCGATGGCGAATATTGGCTCGGCACGACGTCGCGCGGCCAGGACGTTTTCTGGCAATTGACGACCGCGCTCAGGAACACCCTGTTTTTCGGCATCGGCGTCGCCTTCATTTCACGCATCATCTCGCTGGTCGTCGGCCTCGTCGCCGGCTATGCCGGAGGCGCGGTCGACAGGGTGCTGATGGCCATCAACGACAGCGTCATGGTCATCCCGCAATTCCCGCTGCTGATCCTTTTCTACTTCGTGCTGAAGGACAGCATGACCTGGACGGCGCTGATCCTCATCATGGCCTCGCTCGGCTGGTCCTACGACGCACGCCTCATCCGTTCGGTGGCGATCAGCCTGAAGACGAGATCCTTCACCACCCAGAGCGTCTATTCCGGCATGAGCATGCGCAAGATCCTCATCGAGGAGCACCTGCCCTATGTTCTGCCGATCGTCTTTGCCACCACGATGAACAACATGATCTGGTCGATCGGCATGGAGATCACCCTGTCGGTGCTGGGCTTCACCGATATCGAGACGCCGACCATGGGCATGATGATCTATTGGGCCAATGCGCATTCGGCGCTGATATCGGGCATATGGTGGTGGGTGGCCGCCCCCGTCGCCGTCATCGTCGTCCTCTTCCTGGCACTCTTCCTGCTGTCCATGTCGATGAACGAATACAATGATCCGCGCAGCCGGCTGAACCGGATGGGAAGTTAGTATGGATCCTTTGGTCGAAATTGAGAATCTGAAAGCCTATTACCGTGCCTTCCTCTTTGGCGTCGATCGCGAGGTGCGCGCCGTTGATGATATCAGCCTGACGATTGCCCGCGGCGAGGTCTATGGCGTTGCCGGTGAATCGAGCAGCGGAAAAACCACCCTGATCAAGACCATTGCCGGCGCGATCCGGCCGCCGCTGCGGGTCGTGTCGGGAAAAGTGACATTCCATTTCGACGGCGGCACCCAGGATATCTACGCGATGAAGCCGGAGGATCGGCTGGCGCTGCGCTGGAAGCATCTGTCCTATATCATGCAGGGCTCGATGAATGTGCTCAATCCGGTGCGCCGGATCCGTCATTCCTTCACCGATTTCGCCTTTCGCCACATGAAGGTCAGCGGCCCGGTCTTTTTCGAAAGGGTCGCCACCCATC carries:
- a CDS encoding ABC transporter permease, with the protein product MFTIVRDLARQNMEFLCGLLLFAVIVGLIVVSYFSPYSATDIYLLPPDMPPDGEYWLGTTSRGQDVFWQLTTALRNTLFFGIGVAFISRIISLVVGLVAGYAGGAVDRVLMAINDSVMVIPQFPLLILFYFVLKDSMTWTALILIMASLGWSYDARLIRSVAISLKTRSFTTQSVYSGMSMRKILIEEHLPYVLPIVFATTMNNMIWSIGMEITLSVLGFTDIETPTMGMMIYWANAHSALISGIWWWVAAPVAVIVVLFLALFLLSMSMNEYNDPRSRLNRMGS